From the Brachyhypopomus gauderio isolate BG-103 chromosome 5, BGAUD_0.2, whole genome shotgun sequence genome, one window contains:
- the LOC143514422 gene encoding uncharacterized protein LOC143514422 codes for MMEQQEHRGRVRVRGGLAGRRGRGRGRGRQRRGNLSNEIRATLVDHVLNHGLTMTEAGRRVQPNLSRFTVASVIRAFREENRIERRPARGGRCRKFTLEQETTIVNLVLENNAITLREIRDRVLEDNVHFSNIDQVSLSTIERVLKRHQLSMKQVYRVPFDRNSDRVKEQRYQYVHRVLELDASAVPYEYIFIDEAGFNLHKIRRRGRNIIGNRAIVNVPGQRGGNITMCAAIGHRGVIHHHAQLGPYNTTRLLSFLDELKNLLNLPQEEPAQPSYVLIWDNISFHRAALVNDWFTNNPQFVVLYLPPYSPFLNPIEEFFSAWRWKVYERRPHDSVPLLQAMGEACDDIHADDCQGWIRHARRFFPRCLARENIAADVDEVLWPDRHQRFDEQ; via the exons ATGATGGAGCaacaggaacacagaggaaGAGTTAGAGTAAGAGGAGGCCTAGCAGgccgaagaggaagaggaagaggaagaggaaggcaaAGACGAGGCAATCTTTCAAACGAAATACGGGCAACCTTAGTGGACCATGTATTGAATCATGGCCTAACCATGACTGAAGCTGGGCGTCGAGTCCAGCCAAATTTGAGCCGCTTTACAGTAGCTTCAGTTATTCGGGCTTTTAGAGAAGAGAATAG AATAGAAAGACGGCCAGCAAGAGGCGGCAGATGCCGGAAATTCACACTTGAACAGGAGACCACCATAGTAAACTTGGTTTTGGAGAACAATGCCATTACCCTGAGGGAAATCAGGGACAGAGTCCTGGAAGATAATGTTCATTTCTCAAACATTGACCAGGTCAGCCTGTCCACAATTGAACGTGTTTTAAAACGTCACCAGCTGAGTATGAAGCAAGTATATCGTGTTCCATTTGACCGCAACTCTGACCGTGTAAAGGAGCAACGATACCAATATGTGCAT AGAGTGCTTGAACTGGATGCCAGTGCTGTTCCCTATGAATATATATTCATTGATGAGGCAGGGTTCAACCTGCATAAGATCAGGCGGCGGGGGAGGAACATCATTGGCAACCGTGCCATTGTCAATGTCCCTGGGCAGCGTGGTGGAAACATTACCATGTGTGCTGCCATTGGTCACCGTGGGGTCATACATCACCACGCACAACTTGGGCCTTATAATACTACTCGTTTGCTATCATTTCTCGATGAACTCAAAAACCTCCTCAACCTCCCACAGGAAGAACCAGCGCAGCCCTCCTATGTTCTTATCTGGGATAATATAAGTTTCCACCGGGCAGCTCTGGTCAATGACTGGTTCACTAACAATCCACAGTTTGTTGTGCTGTACCTTCCACCATATTCCCCATTTCTTAATCCAATAGAGGAGTTCTTCTCTGCATGGAGGTGGAAAGTGTACGAACGCAGACCCCATGACAGTGTGCCGCTACTTCAGGCAATGGGGGAGGCATGTGATGACATCCACGCAGATGACTGCCAAGGATGGATTCGCCATGCAAGGCGTTTTTTCCCCCGCTGTTTGGCGAGGGAGAATATTGCAGCTGATGTAGATGAGGTCCTCTGGCCTGACCGACATCAGAGGTTTGATGAACAGTGA